One genomic window of Caballeronia sp. SBC1 includes the following:
- a CDS encoding GGDEF domain-containing protein produces MAPKASEISTPIRERQRVYKPVLPMHFRPGPATIACVSFLCLLIGLLFLALQIRTIFSDQLKQEYSGLVLEGIERAEGARNLVGVWQRQVDNSIARSGHPEKSEQSEQSDDYRQARIDLAARLASLAALVNASPSAAPRIPQSALSPDANLDDTDALLAVESVYWRAQRDNDSADARTRIARVASTLIVLSACVFGALITALGMYAKRTRQLAGESHKFEHAALHDVMTGLPNRRKLFAALAETAAAAGNAAPHKMAVLYIDLDGFKQVNDSLGHHVGDEFLISISKRFRKTVRPVDVVARFGGDEFVVLVREFSTNAELEAIAQRLIDCVLQTDEQMGIGFVSASIGIASFPHPVRDYHQLVAAADETMYQVKRNGKNGYAFATQAN; encoded by the coding sequence ATGGCACCGAAAGCCAGCGAGATATCTACGCCCATCCGTGAGCGGCAGCGCGTCTACAAACCTGTCCTTCCGATGCATTTCAGGCCAGGTCCGGCGACGATCGCGTGCGTTTCCTTCCTTTGTCTGCTAATTGGTCTGCTGTTCCTTGCATTGCAAATCAGGACAATCTTCTCGGACCAACTAAAGCAGGAATACAGCGGGCTCGTCCTGGAAGGGATCGAACGAGCGGAAGGCGCCCGCAATCTGGTTGGCGTCTGGCAACGCCAAGTCGACAACAGCATCGCGCGATCAGGGCATCCAGAAAAATCGGAACAATCAGAACAATCGGACGACTATCGGCAGGCACGAATTGATCTCGCCGCCCGCCTCGCGTCGCTCGCGGCGCTCGTGAACGCGAGCCCGTCGGCGGCACCGCGCATCCCTCAATCCGCCCTGTCGCCCGACGCCAATCTCGACGATACCGACGCACTGCTCGCCGTGGAATCCGTGTACTGGCGAGCGCAGCGCGACAATGACAGCGCCGACGCACGGACCCGCATAGCACGCGTGGCAAGCACGTTGATCGTGTTGTCGGCATGTGTATTCGGCGCGCTGATCACCGCTTTGGGTATGTATGCAAAACGCACGCGCCAACTGGCGGGCGAGTCGCACAAGTTCGAGCATGCAGCGTTGCACGATGTCATGACCGGCTTGCCCAACCGACGAAAATTGTTCGCCGCGCTGGCGGAAACAGCAGCAGCAGCGGGCAATGCGGCACCCCATAAGATGGCGGTGCTTTACATCGACCTGGACGGGTTCAAACAGGTCAACGACTCGCTCGGCCATCACGTTGGCGATGAATTCCTGATTTCCATTTCAAAGCGCTTTCGCAAGACCGTGCGTCCGGTTGATGTAGTCGCCCGCTTTGGTGGCGACGAGTTCGTTGTACTGGTCCGCGAGTTTTCGACCAACGCCGAATTAGAGGCAATTGCACAGCGCCTGATCGACTGCGTGCTCCAGACCGACGAGCAAATGGGCATTGGATTTGTCAGCGCCAGCATTGGCATTGCGAGCTTTCCACATCCCGTCAGGGACTACCATCAGCTCGTCGCCGCCGCTGACGAAACCATGTACCAGGTGAAACGCAACGGCAAGAACGGCTACGCGTTCGCGACACAAGCGAACTGA
- a CDS encoding type II toxin-antitoxin system HicB family antitoxin — protein MINAMNYKGYLARVEFDPRDNIFVGHVLGVSEHISFHGETVHELTTGFHEAVDHYLEDCAKTGRDPQKPASGKLMLRIRPEVHAAVGIAAAAAGKSISQWADEVLARASHA, from the coding sequence GTGATAAACGCAATGAACTATAAGGGGTATCTTGCGCGAGTCGAGTTCGATCCGCGCGACAACATTTTCGTCGGACATGTGCTCGGCGTATCGGAGCACATCAGCTTCCACGGTGAGACCGTGCATGAGTTGACCACCGGGTTTCATGAGGCAGTCGATCACTATCTTGAGGATTGCGCCAAGACAGGTCGCGATCCGCAAAAGCCAGCATCAGGCAAACTCATGTTGCGCATAAGACCGGAAGTTCACGCTGCGGTAGGCATAGCAGCCGCAGCTGCTGGGAAAAGCATCAGCCAGTGGGCTGACGAAGTATTGGCGCGCGCTTCGCATGCGTAA
- a CDS encoding methyl-accepting chemotaxis protein, with protein sequence MLKNFTIRRGLTITIAGYTIALVAVLLAAALCLRQSNQALEQMVATDTVAITHLKTSSQRLLQVRLSLGSFETLFMLGKAGDDLLPNARKTLNASDTEFDAYLAKPRDPQEEPLVQAAKTARDALIAKALNLEFDALAQNDFTTFRTLQVQTADGLYATYDHAMSAVEAFQIAHQQDRYAQAQAQFHTMATAAVIVAALALVLGFIARAALSAAVMKPIESAIHHFEQIAAGDLTASIDASRDNEMGRLFAALGKMQQGLVGTVQQVRGGTGAISHGAREIAAGNIDLSQRTEEQAASLQQTASSMEQLTATVRQNADNARQASELAVDASATAVRGGTVVGKVVHTMDDIATSSTRIADIIGVIEGIAFQTNILALNAAVEAARAGEQGRGFAVVAGEVRNLAQRSAGAAKEIKELINASAGKVQAGNVLAGQAGQTMSEVVAAVKRVSDIISEISAASNEQTGGIEQINRAVAQMDEVTQQNAALVEEAAAAAASLEQQAEKLDVAVAVFRV encoded by the coding sequence ATGCTTAAGAACTTTACGATTCGCCGCGGACTCACGATTACCATCGCCGGTTATACGATCGCGCTTGTGGCGGTGCTGCTTGCCGCCGCTTTGTGCCTGCGCCAGAGCAACCAGGCGCTTGAACAGATGGTCGCCACCGATACCGTCGCCATCACGCATCTCAAGACGAGTTCGCAACGGCTGCTGCAAGTGCGCCTTTCGCTCGGCAGCTTCGAGACGCTGTTCATGCTCGGCAAGGCTGGTGACGACTTGCTGCCCAACGCGCGCAAGACGCTGAATGCGAGCGATACCGAGTTCGATGCGTACCTCGCCAAGCCGCGCGACCCGCAGGAAGAGCCGCTTGTGCAAGCCGCCAAGACTGCCCGCGACGCGTTGATCGCCAAGGCGCTCAACCTTGAATTCGATGCCCTCGCGCAGAACGACTTCACCACGTTCCGCACGCTCCAGGTTCAAACGGCGGACGGGTTATACGCCACCTACGATCACGCGATGTCCGCGGTGGAAGCGTTCCAGATCGCGCATCAGCAGGACCGTTATGCGCAGGCCCAGGCTCAGTTCCATACGATGGCGACGGCAGCCGTGATCGTCGCCGCGTTGGCGCTGGTGCTGGGGTTCATCGCGCGGGCTGCGTTGAGCGCCGCGGTGATGAAGCCGATCGAGTCTGCAATTCACCACTTCGAACAGATTGCCGCGGGCGATCTGACGGCGAGCATCGACGCCTCGCGCGACAACGAAATGGGCCGCTTGTTTGCCGCGCTCGGCAAGATGCAGCAGGGGCTGGTGGGGACGGTGCAGCAGGTGCGCGGCGGCACGGGCGCGATCTCGCACGGGGCGCGTGAGATCGCGGCGGGCAACATCGATTTGTCGCAACGCACGGAAGAACAGGCGGCTTCGTTGCAGCAAACCGCGTCGAGCATGGAGCAGTTGACGGCCACCGTCCGCCAGAACGCCGACAACGCGCGGCAAGCGAGCGAACTGGCCGTCGATGCATCGGCAACTGCCGTGCGTGGCGGCACGGTGGTTGGCAAGGTCGTGCATACGATGGACGATATCGCGACGAGTTCCACGCGGATTGCGGACATCATCGGCGTGATTGAGGGGATTGCGTTCCAGACGAATATTCTCGCGCTGAACGCGGCGGTGGAAGCCGCGCGTGCGGGTGAACAAGGCCGTGGTTTTGCGGTGGTCGCGGGCGAAGTGCGCAACCTCGCGCAACGCAGCGCCGGGGCGGCGAAAGAGATCAAGGAATTGATCAATGCATCGGCGGGCAAGGTGCAGGCTGGCAACGTGCTGGCGGGACAAGCGGGCCAGACCATGAGCGAAGTGGTCGCGGCGGTGAAGCGAGTGTCGGACATCATCAGCGAGATCAGCGCGGCATCGAATGAGCAGACCGGCGGTATTGAACAGATCAACCGCGCGGTCGCGCAGATGGACGAGGTGACGCAGCAGAATGCGGCGCTGGTGGAGGAAGCCGCTGCGGCTGCGGCGTCGCTTGAACAGCAAGCTGAGAAGTTGGACGTCGCGGTGGCGGTGTTTCGGGTTTAG
- a CDS encoding type II toxin-antitoxin system HicA family toxin: protein MKAKHRKTLEAIFRKPTNGGIVFAEIELLVIALGGEVREGSGSRVAFELNDRRRYLHRPHPGKDAKRYQVEEVREWFIELEVKP, encoded by the coding sequence ATGAAAGCCAAGCATAGGAAGACGCTCGAAGCAATATTCAGAAAGCCCACGAACGGCGGTATTGTTTTCGCGGAAATTGAATTACTGGTCATCGCGCTTGGCGGTGAGGTACGGGAGGGCTCTGGCTCACGAGTCGCATTCGAGTTGAACGATCGCCGCCGATATCTGCATCGACCGCATCCAGGCAAGGATGCGAAGAGGTATCAGGTGGAGGAAGTGCGAGAGTGGTTTATCGAATTGGAGGTGAAGCCGTGA